A genome region from Brassica oleracea var. oleracea cultivar TO1000 chromosome C2, BOL, whole genome shotgun sequence includes the following:
- the LOC106323320 gene encoding UPF0481 protein At3g47200-like, with protein MDPGHCIYKVSKSIRNVKPQAYRPQVVLIGLHNRSIKQTANDGAGTSSDQGQTNKTKQKYVNMEKQKKTYLKSFTEKVGPKSIQDMKEIIIAEEKNIRGSYEISTEWVPPESFVDHILEDSVFIMEFIITHGENSHDTKHTADVKQDLMLLENQLPFFIFQKLFGSHMEKLGIMGTVEQFILNFFSLKIKTKTNFRHFTDMFRCVYEESLEETPNLNDLTGEAIGEMANADYLSRAGVKFKTPSEWKSSERERSHSGNLQPMTSISSGKETDDYSLHVSFKEGCLVMSSFRADEASETILRNVIAFEQSHGAVNPFTSNYINFINLLITNERDVEVLTAEGVLRNRMGSPNLVVQMINDLNRGLKEPTSSQYLG; from the exons ATGGATCCAGGACATTGCATTTACAAAGTATCAAAGTCAATTCGGAATGTGAAACCCCAAGCCTATAGACCTCAGGTGGTCCTCATCGGTCTGCATAATCGTTCTATAAAACAGACTGCTAACGACGGTGCAGGAACGAGTAGTGATCAAGG GCAAACCAACAAAACAAAACAAAAGTATGTGAACATGGAGAAACAAAAGAAGACATACTTAAAATCTTTCACAGAAAAAGTGGGGCCAAAGTCTATTCAGGATATGAAGGAAATCATAATAGCAGAAGAAAAAAATATTCGGGGAAGCTATGAGATATCGACCGAGTGGGTACCACCTGAATCCTTCGTGGACCATATCCTAGAGGATTCAGTTTTCATCATGGAATTCATTATCACGCATGGTGAAAACTCACATGACACTAAGCACACTGCAGATGTGAAACAAGATCTCATGTTGCTTGAGAATCAACTTCCGTTTTTCATTTTCCAGAAACTGTTCGGTTCACATATGGAGAAATTGGGTATAATGGGGACGGTTGAACAATTCATCCTGAACTTCTTTTCCCTGAAGATAAAAACGAAAACAAACTTCAGGCATTTCACAGACATGTTCCGGTGTGTTTATGAGGAATCTCTTGAGGAAACTCCAAATCTGAACGACTTGACTGGTGAAGCTATTGGGGAGATGGCGAACGCGGATTACCTGTCCCGTGCAGGAGTGAAATTCAAG ACACCCAGTGAATGGAAATCGTCAGAACGAGAGAGATCTCACAGCGGTAATTTACAGCCGATGACATCGATCTCCAGCGGAAAGGAGACGGATGATTATTCGCTGCATGTGTCATTTAAAGAAGGTTGCTTAGTAATGTCGAGTTTCCGTGCGGACGAAGCTTCTGAAACCATTCTAAGAAATGTCATTGCATTTGAACAGTCCCATGGTGCTGTAAACCCCTTTACATCTAACTACATAAATTTCATAAACTTATTAATTACTAACGAAAGAGACGTTGAGGTACTCACGGCAGAAG GGGTACTAAGAAACCGTATGGGTAGTCCAAACTTGGTGGTGCAGATGATAAACGATTTAAACCGTGGCCTGAAGGAACCGACAAGTTCGCAATACCTCGGCTAG